A DNA window from Mesoplasma coleopterae contains the following coding sequences:
- the dnaA gene encoding chromosomal replication initiator protein DnaA produces the protein METKLLWEQIVNKLSKEKLIDQDILEEYIITSELIKLSDKEFVVLVRSNLGVTILNEFKEVFIYEFKTLLNDYVSIEFSTRKVFDKNNKKESKREKLNVSLPENSLTFDNFIVGSSNKQANLAAKSVVTNPGSSFNPLFIYGDSGLGKTHLLQAIKNQAILTNKKVLYFTSEEFTKKVVNALNKGDLTEIEELKSEINSNDFFILDDVQFLSKKDKTNEFFFNIINNFTENGKQLVFSSDKTPELLNGFDKRMITRFNSGLSTPINSLDIPTAKLIIEWEIKKQGLKQKVNEDAVVYLAQNFSDDVRKIKGLVNRLLFFGIQNDLGHVIDLDDVVDLFKDTPSANLGLLNVKKIKEVVGKKYDVTLKAIDGKARTTAIKNARHLSMYFAKIILNHTSTQIGAEFGGRDHSTVLSAISRIEKLIYKEKEFKKIVESLKNEIIGK, from the coding sequence ATGGAAACAAAATTATTATGAGAACAAATAGTTAACAAACTAAGTAAAGAAAAATTAATAGATCAAGACATTCTTGAAGAATATATTATAACTTCGGAATTAATTAAACTTTCTGATAAGGAATTTGTGGTTCTTGTAAGATCAAATCTTGGTGTCACAATTTTAAATGAATTTAAAGAAGTATTTATATATGAATTTAAAACACTATTAAATGATTATGTTTCTATTGAGTTTTCAACAAGAAAAGTATTTGACAAAAATAATAAAAAAGAAAGCAAAAGAGAAAAATTAAATGTTTCTCTACCAGAGAACTCTTTAACATTCGATAATTTTATTGTTGGTTCAAGCAATAAACAAGCTAATTTAGCTGCAAAAAGTGTTGTTACAAATCCTGGTTCTTCATTTAACCCTTTATTTATTTATGGAGACTCTGGATTAGGTAAAACTCACCTTTTACAAGCTATTAAAAATCAGGCAATTTTAACTAATAAAAAAGTTTTATATTTTACTTCAGAAGAATTCACAAAAAAAGTTGTTAATGCTTTAAATAAAGGTGATTTAACTGAAATAGAAGAGTTGAAAAGTGAAATAAATTCGAATGATTTTTTCATTTTAGATGATGTTCAATTTCTTAGTAAAAAAGATAAAACTAATGAGTTTTTCTTTAATATAATCAATAATTTTACTGAAAATGGAAAACAATTAGTATTTTCTAGTGATAAAACACCAGAATTGCTTAATGGTTTTGATAAGAGAATGATTACAAGATTTAATTCAGGTCTTTCAACACCTATTAATTCACTTGATATTCCTACCGCTAAATTAATAATTGAATGAGAAATAAAAAAACAAGGACTAAAACAAAAAGTTAATGAAGATGCAGTTGTTTATTTAGCTCAAAATTTTAGTGATGATGTTAGAAAAATTAAGGGTTTAGTTAATAGATTGCTGTTTTTTGGTATTCAAAATGATTTAGGTCACGTCATTGATTTAGATGATGTTGTTGATTTATTCAAAGATACTCCTTCTGCTAATTTAGGTTTACTTAATGTCAAAAAAATTAAAGAAGTTGTTGGGAAAAAATATGATGTAACATTAAAAGCTATTGATGGTAAAGCTAGAACCACAGCAATTAAAAATGCTAGACATCTTTCAATGTATTTTGCAAAAATAATTTTAAATCATACTTCTACTCAAATTGGTGCTGAGTTTGGGGGAAGAGATCACAGCACTGTTTTAAGTGCTATTTCGCGTATTGAGAAACTAATTTATAAGGAAAAAGAGTTTAAAAAAATAGTAGAATCTTTAAAAAATGAAATAATAGGAAAATAG
- a CDS encoding DNA polymerase III subunit beta, with protein sequence MRLSINKSVLLNELTKASKLIEVKNVNPALQGVYIEASFDKLVIISSNTSTSFKAELNNENSDLIIEQPGRILVKPKFILELLRKLDSEFVTLSTFAENELEIITEKSSLKVSILNVDEFPLIGFVENGLELSIDAQEFKTTLSQTISSINEWNQKVVLTGMNLKIKDNKLSFVTTDLFRVSLKEISLPENTNEEVDIIIPYKTLIELRNLIDSVKVFKIIIHDTNATFKLDNDLLQSTLIDGRYPNVHSAFPTTHEIKLELKAKTLLKVLSRFELTNDQNITSVVNLEINQNEIILKTTIIETAKYEEKFTEYKYEGTTNLNINFNTKYLIEAIRTFDDQLIHLTFNSQNKPVLITGAQKRDLKQVVLPTYA encoded by the coding sequence ATGAGATTAAGTATAAATAAATCAGTTCTTTTAAATGAACTAACAAAGGCTAGTAAATTAATAGAAGTTAAAAATGTAAACCCCGCTTTACAAGGTGTCTACATTGAAGCTAGTTTTGATAAACTTGTAATTATTTCATCAAATACATCAACTTCTTTTAAAGCTGAACTTAATAATGAAAATTCAGATCTAATAATAGAACAACCAGGTCGCATATTAGTTAAACCAAAGTTTATATTAGAATTATTAAGAAAATTAGATAGTGAATTTGTAACTCTTTCTACATTTGCTGAAAATGAATTAGAAATCATAACTGAAAAATCAAGTCTTAAAGTTTCCATATTAAATGTTGACGAATTCCCTTTAATTGGTTTTGTTGAAAATGGATTAGAGCTATCTATTGATGCTCAAGAATTTAAAACAACATTATCACAGACAATAAGTTCAATTAATGAATGAAATCAAAAAGTTGTATTAACAGGTATGAATCTAAAAATAAAAGATAATAAGTTATCATTTGTTACAACAGATTTATTTAGAGTTAGTTTAAAAGAAATTAGTCTTCCTGAAAATACAAACGAAGAAGTTGATATTATTATTCCTTATAAAACATTGATTGAATTAAGAAATTTAATAGATAGTGTTAAAGTATTTAAAATTATAATACATGACACTAATGCAACATTTAAATTAGATAATGATTTATTACAATCTACTTTAATTGATGGAAGATATCCAAATGTTCATTCAGCATTCCCTACAACACATGAAATTAAATTAGAATTAAAAGCTAAAACGCTATTAAAAGTATTGAGTAGATTTGAACTAACAAATGATCAAAATATAACATCTGTTGTAAATTTGGAAATTAACCAAAATGAAATTATATTAAAAACAACAATTATTGAAACAGCTAAATATGAAGAAAAATTTACTGAATATAAATATGAAGGAACAACTAATTTAAATATTAACTTTAATACAAAATATTTAATTGAAGCAATTAGAACATTTGATGATCAATTAATTCATTTAACATTTAATTCACAAAACAAACCTGTGTTAATAACAGGAGCACAAAAACGTGATTTAAAACAAGTTGTATTACCAACTTATGCATAA